The Pseudomonas leptonychotis genomic sequence ATCACACGACGGTATTGCATGCTTGTCGTAAGATTGCTGAACTTAAGGAATCCGACGCGGACATCCGCGAGGACTATAAGAATCTGCTGCGTACACTGACTACCTAATACGCAACTCCACTAGGCAAGGGACTAGACCATGCATTTCACCATTCAACGCGAAGCCTTGTTGAAACCGCTGCAACTGGTCGCCGGCGTCGTGGAACGCCGCCAGACCTTGCCGGTGCTTTCGAATGTTCTGCTGGTTGTCGAAGGTCAGCAACTTTCGCTGACGGGCACTGACCTCGAAGTAGAACTCGTCGGCCGGGTAACTTTGGAAGAGCCTGCTGAGCCGGGTGAAATCACCGTACCGGCACGCAAGCTGATGGACATCTGCAAAAGCTTACCCAGTGATGCGCTGATTGATATTCGCATCGACGAACAGAAGCTGTTGGTCAAGGCGGGTCGTAGCCGTTTCAGCCTGTCTACGTTGCCAGCCAACGATTTCCCAACTGTTGAAGAAGGCCCCGGCTCACTGACCTTCAGCCTGGTGCAAAGTAAGTTGCGTCGTTTGATCGAGCGCACCAGCTTTGCCATGGCGCAGCAGGATGTTCGCTATTACCTCAATGGCATGCTGCTAGAAGTTCAGACCGGCATTCTGCGTGCTGTGGCAACCGACGGTCACCGTCTGGCCATGTGTTCCATGGACGCGGCGATCGAGCAGGTTGAGCGCCACCAGGTCATCGTGCCGCGCAAAGGTATTCTCGAACTGGCCCGTCTGCTCACTGAGCAGGATGGAAGCGTCAGCATCGTCCTCGGTCAGCATCACATTCGTGCGACGACCGGTGAGTTCACCTTTACCTCGAAACTGGTCGACGGCAAATTCCCGGATTACGAGCGTGTACTGCCGCGCGGTGGTGACAAGCTGGTGGTTGCTGATCGTCAGGGCTTGCGTGAAGCGTTCAGTCGTACCGCGATTCTGTCCAACGAGAAATACCGTGGCATTCGTTTGCAGCTGGAGTCCGGCCTGCTGAAAATTCAGGCCAATAACCCTGAGCAAGAAGAAGCCGAAGAAGAGATCGCAGTCGACTACAACGGCAGTGCGTTGGAAATCGGTTTTAACGTCAGCTACCTACTCGATGTATTGAGTGTGATGACTACCGAACAGGTACGTCTGATCCTCTCCGACGCCAACAGCAGTGCTCTGGTGCAGGAAGCCGATAACGACGATTCGTCTTATGTTGTTATGCCGATGCGCCTGTAATCGATACGCCGTTGAATCCGAATCTTCGCGTGCTACGTTTTTAAACGGCCTGCTAATCCAATGTCGCTGACTCGCTTTACCGTCACCGCGGTGCGTAATCTGCACCCGGTGACCCTCTCCCCTTCCCCGCGAATCAACATCCTCTCTGGCGATAATGGCAGCGGTAAAACCAGCCTGCTGGAAGCCATTTATCTGCTCGGTCTGGCTCGCTCCTTTCGCAGTACGCGTCTGCTTCCGGTTATCCAATATGAGCAACTTGCCTGCACCATCTTTGGCCAAGTTCAATTAGCGGATGGCCGTCAGAGTAGCTTGGGTATTTCTCGTGATCGTCAGGGTGAATTTCAGATTCGCATCGACGGTCAGAATGCGCGTAGTGCTGCGCAGTTGGCTGAAACCCTGCCGCTGCAGTTGATCAACCCGGACAGTTTTCGTTTGCTCGAAGGCGCGCCAAAAATCAGAAGGCAGTTTCTCGACTGGGGAGTGTTCCACGTGGAACCTCGCTTTCTTCCTGCCTGGCAGCGGCTGCAGAAGGCCCTGCGTCAACGGAACTCGTGGCTGCGGCATGGTACACTTGACGCCGCTTCGCAGGCGGCCTGGGATCGTGAGTTGTGCCT encodes the following:
- the dnaN gene encoding DNA polymerase III subunit beta, translating into MHFTIQREALLKPLQLVAGVVERRQTLPVLSNVLLVVEGQQLSLTGTDLEVELVGRVTLEEPAEPGEITVPARKLMDICKSLPSDALIDIRIDEQKLLVKAGRSRFSLSTLPANDFPTVEEGPGSLTFSLVQSKLRRLIERTSFAMAQQDVRYYLNGMLLEVQTGILRAVATDGHRLAMCSMDAAIEQVERHQVIVPRKGILELARLLTEQDGSVSIVLGQHHIRATTGEFTFTSKLVDGKFPDYERVLPRGGDKLVVADRQGLREAFSRTAILSNEKYRGIRLQLESGLLKIQANNPEQEEAEEEIAVDYNGSALEIGFNVSYLLDVLSVMTTEQVRLILSDANSSALVQEADNDDSSYVVMPMRL
- the recF gene encoding DNA replication/repair protein RecF (All proteins in this family for which functions are known are DNA-binding proteins that assist the filamentation of RecA onto DNA for the initiation of recombination or recombinational repair.) — encoded protein: MSLTRFTVTAVRNLHPVTLSPSPRINILSGDNGSGKTSLLEAIYLLGLARSFRSTRLLPVIQYEQLACTIFGQVQLADGRQSSLGISRDRQGEFQIRIDGQNARSAAQLAETLPLQLINPDSFRLLEGAPKIRRQFLDWGVFHVEPRFLPAWQRLQKALRQRNSWLRHGTLDAASQAAWDRELCLASEEIDGYRRAYIQALKPVFERTLSELLDLQGLSLSYYRGWDKERELTEVLASTLIRDQQLGHTQAGPQRADLRLRLGAHNAAEVLSRGQQKLVVCALRIAQGHLVNQAKHGQCIYLVDDLPSELDEHHRRALCRLLEDLHCQVFITCVDHELLREGWRTDTPVAMFHVEHGGITQTHDHRE